From one Shewanella sp. GD04112 genomic stretch:
- the fdhD gene encoding formate dehydrogenase accessory sulfurtransferase FdhD, with translation MEYHSHAVVTERKVTLLEQGQASELTDYVANEVRVALVYNGIAHTVMLASPENLEEFAIGFTLSERIVSHVNEIKGVDLEFTPEGVLIQVEITQRCFMELKQQRRNMAGRTGCGLCGVAQLEEAVKPVIRVDSDARFNIDHLQLALEQIKENQHHFKLTGATHAAMGLDEEGQIIAAFEDIGRHIALDKLIGGFSMRQAERPVAVLLTSRASFEMVQKAASANIQILFAMSAVTSLALELAEKSNITLIGFCRNGRATLYTHSYRLLGINRGCLAKAI, from the coding sequence ATGGAATATCATTCACACGCCGTGGTTACTGAAAGAAAGGTGACCCTTTTAGAGCAGGGACAGGCCTCCGAGTTAACCGATTATGTGGCTAACGAGGTACGAGTGGCGCTGGTGTATAACGGCATCGCCCACACTGTGATGCTCGCCAGCCCAGAAAATCTCGAAGAGTTCGCCATTGGCTTTACCTTGTCGGAGCGGATTGTTTCCCATGTGAATGAAATCAAAGGGGTGGATCTGGAGTTCACCCCCGAAGGCGTGCTCATTCAGGTGGAGATCACCCAAAGATGCTTTATGGAACTCAAGCAGCAGCGGCGCAATATGGCGGGGCGCACGGGCTGTGGACTCTGTGGTGTAGCGCAGCTAGAAGAGGCGGTTAAACCCGTTATCCGCGTCGACTCGGACGCCAGATTTAATATCGATCATCTGCAGCTTGCCCTTGAGCAGATCAAAGAGAATCAACATCACTTTAAGCTCACGGGTGCAACCCACGCCGCCATGGGTTTAGACGAGGAAGGACAAATCATCGCCGCCTTTGAGGACATAGGGCGGCACATTGCACTGGATAAATTAATCGGTGGATTTTCAATGCGTCAGGCAGAGCGACCTGTCGCCGTGTTGCTCACCAGCCGTGCCAGTTTCGAAATGGTGCAAAAGGCCGCTAGTGCCAATATCCAAATTCTGTTTGCTATGTCCGCCGTGACTTCACTGGCGTTGGAATTAGCAGAGAAAAGCAACATCACGCTTATCGGTTTTTGCCGTAATGGCAGAGCCACGCTCTACACCCATAGTTATCGACTGTTGGGGATAAATCGTGGCTGTTTAGCGAAAGCCATCTAA
- the yedE gene encoding selenium metabolism membrane protein YedE/FdhT: MTWQQFKQQYLVRFWAPMPAVIAAGILSTYYFGLTGTFWAVTGEFTRWGGHLLQLVGANPETWGYFKVIGLQGSPLDRIDGMMIIGMFGGCIAAALWANNVKLRMPQSRIRIAQALIGGIIAGFGARLAMGCNLAAFFTGIPQFSLHAWFFALATAAGSYFGARFTLLPMFRIPVKLKKVDKATSVKQDENQARRRFRIGMLVFAAIIGWGLLTMFNAPKLGIAMLCGVGFGLLIERAQICFTSAFRDMWITGRTHMAKAIILGMAVSAIGIYSYVQLGVPPKIMWAGPNAVIGGLLFGFGIVLAGGCETGWMYRAVEGQVHFWWVGLGNVLGSTLLAYYWDDLAQPLATSWDKVNLLSSFGDKGGLLLTYLLLALSFAAMLLWEKRFFARKAKRDEQLIAEAA; this comes from the coding sequence ATGACATGGCAACAATTTAAACAACAATATTTAGTCCGTTTTTGGGCTCCTATGCCTGCGGTTATCGCCGCTGGTATCCTTTCTACTTACTATTTTGGGTTAACTGGCACGTTTTGGGCGGTCACGGGTGAATTTACGCGCTGGGGCGGGCACTTACTGCAACTGGTAGGGGCAAATCCTGAAACTTGGGGTTATTTCAAAGTGATAGGTTTGCAGGGCTCGCCCTTAGACCGTATCGACGGCATGATGATCATCGGTATGTTTGGTGGTTGTATTGCGGCGGCGCTGTGGGCGAATAACGTTAAGCTGCGTATGCCACAGAGCCGTATCCGCATCGCTCAGGCACTTATCGGCGGCATTATTGCGGGCTTTGGTGCGCGTTTGGCGATGGGCTGTAACTTAGCGGCCTTCTTTACCGGGATCCCACAGTTTTCCTTACACGCATGGTTTTTTGCTCTCGCGACGGCGGCGGGCTCTTACTTTGGCGCGCGTTTTACCCTACTGCCCATGTTCCGCATTCCAGTGAAATTGAAGAAAGTCGATAAGGCGACGTCGGTTAAACAGGATGAAAACCAAGCCAGACGGCGGTTTCGTATCGGCATGTTAGTGTTTGCGGCCATTATCGGCTGGGGATTACTGACTATGTTCAACGCGCCTAAACTGGGTATCGCCATGCTCTGCGGCGTCGGTTTCGGCCTGTTGATTGAGCGGGCACAAATCTGCTTTACCTCGGCATTTCGCGATATGTGGATCACCGGACGCACCCATATGGCCAAGGCGATTATTCTCGGTATGGCGGTGAGTGCCATCGGGATTTATAGCTATGTGCAATTAGGTGTGCCGCCGAAAATTATGTGGGCTGGCCCGAATGCGGTGATTGGTGGTCTGCTGTTTGGCTTTGGCATTGTGCTGGCAGGTGGTTGTGAGACGGGTTGGATGTATCGCGCCGTCGAAGGCCAAGTGCATTTCTGGTGGGTTGGTTTAGGTAACGTGCTGGGTTCAACCCTGCTGGCCTATTACTGGGATGATTTAGCTCAGCCATTAGCCACAAGTTGGGACAAGGTTAACTTGCTCTCAAGCTTTGGCGATAAGGGCGGTTTATTGCTGACCTATCTGCTGCTGGCGCTGTCGTTTGCGGCCATGTTGCTGTGGGAAAAACGTTTCTTTGCCCGTAAGGCGAAGCGGGATGAACAACTGATCGCGGAGGCGGCGTAA
- the yedF gene encoding sulfurtransferase-like selenium metabolism protein YedF, whose amino-acid sequence MSQYIPDYQLDMVGEPCPYPAVATLEAMPTLKPGEILEVISDCPQSINNIPLDAKNHGYKVLEIEQNGPTIRYLIQR is encoded by the coding sequence ATGAGTCAATATATTCCAGATTATCAACTCGATATGGTGGGCGAGCCTTGCCCTTATCCTGCCGTGGCAACCCTTGAGGCCATGCCAACACTGAAACCGGGGGAGATATTAGAAGTGATCAGTGACTGCCCACAATCAATCAATAACATTCCACTCGATGCCAAGAATCATGGCTATAAAGTGCTAGAAATTGAGCAAAACGGGCCAACGATTCGTTATCTTATCCAGCGCTAA
- a CDS encoding M48 family metallopeptidase, with product MEQAISTGNDNPIQMADTVYSKEKSLFTILAIISGLIWAVLILATKGLALIYVLMFFIIYLFTHSAFISYLKGTAVEISPEQFPDLHKQYLACCERLEVKEPPRAYLLAADGMLNALATRFLRRNYIVLFSSIVDALESDKDALNFYIGHELGHIRRNHIGKEPLLVFATWLPLVGAAYARACEYTCDLHGLRCCNSLRSATNAVAVLAAGVEQWKRMNVDQYIRQTQESSGFWMSFHELNSSYPWLTKRMARVQATAQGKVYSAPSRSVFAYLFSLFMPRMGTAGGGIIILAAIIGVAAAVAIPAYKEYQEKAGAASINYDDANYATSTQQMNTEPANVPDAALAIEHIDQLHQSLAPITGVLAQYYQSHKAWPTELEPLGFSDEQLTTFNLYSEGIVGFVAGEALGDYQGYEVYLSPQVDDQDNVTWVCSSNGIPDEYLPADCQG from the coding sequence ATGGAACAAGCGATTAGTACAGGGAACGACAACCCCATTCAAATGGCCGATACCGTCTATTCGAAAGAAAAGTCACTGTTTACAATTTTAGCGATTATTTCGGGACTGATTTGGGCCGTGCTGATCTTAGCCACCAAAGGTCTCGCCCTGATTTATGTGCTGATGTTTTTTATCATTTATCTGTTCACCCACTCGGCGTTTATCAGCTATTTAAAGGGCACTGCGGTTGAAATCAGCCCTGAGCAGTTCCCCGACTTACACAAGCAATACCTCGCCTGCTGTGAGCGTTTAGAGGTGAAAGAACCGCCCCGCGCCTACCTGTTAGCCGCCGATGGTATGCTAAATGCCCTCGCCACCCGCTTCCTGCGCCGTAACTACATAGTGCTGTTCTCCTCGATTGTGGATGCACTCGAGTCCGATAAAGACGCCCTTAACTTCTATATCGGCCATGAGCTTGGCCATATTCGCCGTAACCATATTGGTAAAGAGCCACTGTTAGTGTTCGCTACTTGGCTGCCGTTAGTAGGCGCCGCCTACGCCCGCGCCTGCGAGTACACCTGCGATTTACACGGCTTGCGTTGCTGCAATAGCTTACGTTCGGCTACCAATGCGGTTGCCGTATTAGCAGCTGGGGTTGAGCAGTGGAAACGGATGAATGTGGATCAATATATTCGCCAAACCCAAGAGTCGAGCGGATTTTGGATGTCCTTCCATGAGCTGAACAGCAGCTATCCATGGCTGACAAAACGTATGGCAAGAGTACAAGCGACCGCGCAAGGTAAAGTATATTCAGCGCCTTCTCGCAGTGTATTTGCCTACCTATTTAGCCTGTTTATGCCACGTATGGGTACGGCGGGCGGCGGGATTATCATCCTTGCCGCGATTATCGGTGTGGCCGCTGCGGTCGCGATTCCCGCATATAAGGAATACCAAGAGAAGGCGGGCGCAGCCAGCATTAACTATGATGATGCCAACTACGCTACCAGTACTCAGCAAATGAACACAGAGCCCGCTAACGTGCCCGATGCTGCACTGGCAATCGAGCATATAGACCAGTTACATCAATCATTAGCGCCGATTACCGGGGTGCTGGCTCAGTACTACCAAAGCCATAAAGCCTGGCCAACCGAGTTAGAGCCGCTAGGTTTTAGCGATGAGCAGCTAACCACCTTTAACCTTTATTCCGAGGGGATTGTTGGTTTTGTTGCCGGCGAAGCCTTAGGAGATTATCAAGGTTATGAGGTGTATCTGTCGCCCCAAGTTGACGACCAAGACAATGTCACTTGGGTATGTAGCAGTAACGGTATTCCCGACGAATATCTACCTGCCGATTGCCAAGGCTAA
- a CDS encoding MliC family protein — MKLTKIINMQTAAVAGLFAMTLGTPAMAAEKPSFDCSKVRAGSIEELVCQDEGLIKLDQQLAEVYTKATEKAQNEQPPTLKAMQRGWVKGRDECWKSEDKRACVESTYQTRIAELQAQYRLVEMTGPVFYACDGNPANEVVVSYFKTEPATLIAERGDQTSLMFVQPSGSGAKYQGRNESLWEHHGEAKIVWGYEAPEMTCVVKPQ; from the coding sequence ATGAAATTAACTAAGATAATCAATATGCAAACCGCTGCAGTGGCGGGACTTTTCGCCATGACGCTAGGCACGCCTGCGATGGCTGCAGAAAAACCGTCCTTTGATTGCAGCAAAGTGCGCGCCGGCAGTATCGAGGAGCTGGTGTGTCAGGATGAGGGCTTAATTAAGCTCGATCAACAACTTGCCGAGGTGTATACCAAGGCCACGGAAAAAGCCCAAAACGAACAACCGCCCACCCTCAAAGCCATGCAGCGAGGTTGGGTGAAGGGGCGTGATGAGTGTTGGAAGAGCGAAGATAAACGCGCCTGTGTTGAATCGACTTACCAGACGCGGATTGCCGAGTTACAGGCGCAGTATCGTTTGGTGGAAATGACAGGCCCGGTGTTTTATGCCTGCGATGGCAACCCCGCCAATGAGGTGGTGGTCAGTTACTTTAAGACTGAACCTGCCACGTTAATTGCCGAGCGTGGCGATCAAACGTCCTTGATGTTTGTTCAGCCCAGCGGCAGCGGTGCTAAGTATCAGGGCCGAAATGAGAGTCTATGGGAACACCATGGCGAAGCCAAAATCGTCTGGGGATACGAAGCGCCCGAGATGACCTGCGTAGTAAAGCCCCAATAA
- a CDS encoding DUF481 domain-containing protein, whose amino-acid sequence MPKRDLNLSLALLLCALSHPAIADTVFLTNGDKITGEIKALDEQNLVIKPSYAPKITIERSAVRSFETRESQHWSINRSIEEVTIQASDLESFVIVNQRQIPISELIYSETLNQSEWRYSGSAEAAIDVTDNSKNTQKLHAKGDVTAETLKWRHNLKSEVRYETEEKTTKRNTLEAHYSVDYLISDHWLVRQEDYFREENLELDIRSYYAAIGPGYRFWGVNRDKLDFVLTYNHFWLDYQVFTYELNAWAATINYKQYWFDGVLETYADLQIAFPDIPTIEYISDSTFGLKYLLTQQIYLSFKYDINETKSTVQHSRDISYTLGLGVNF is encoded by the coding sequence ATGCCCAAACGCGACCTCAATCTCAGCCTTGCCCTCTTGCTCTGTGCCCTGAGCCATCCGGCGATTGCCGATACTGTGTTTCTTACCAATGGCGATAAAATCACAGGTGAAATTAAAGCGCTAGACGAACAGAATCTAGTGATTAAGCCCAGCTACGCCCCTAAAATCACTATCGAACGCAGCGCGGTTCGCAGCTTTGAAACCCGTGAGTCACAGCACTGGAGCATCAACCGCTCGATAGAGGAAGTCACGATCCAAGCCTCTGACTTAGAGAGCTTTGTGATAGTCAATCAACGGCAAATACCCATCAGTGAATTAATCTATTCCGAGACCCTAAACCAGTCAGAATGGCGCTACAGCGGCAGTGCCGAGGCGGCGATAGATGTCACAGATAACAGCAAAAACACCCAAAAGCTGCATGCCAAGGGCGATGTAACCGCCGAAACCTTAAAGTGGCGCCATAATTTAAAGAGTGAAGTCCGCTACGAGACCGAAGAAAAAACCACCAAACGTAATACCCTCGAAGCCCATTACAGCGTCGACTACTTGATCAGTGACCATTGGTTAGTGCGTCAGGAGGATTACTTTAGGGAGGAGAACCTCGAACTCGATATTCGCAGTTACTATGCGGCCATAGGTCCCGGTTATCGTTTCTGGGGTGTCAACCGCGACAAGCTCGACTTTGTGCTTACTTACAACCATTTCTGGCTAGATTATCAAGTATTTACCTATGAGCTAAACGCTTGGGCTGCAACCATCAACTACAAGCAGTATTGGTTCGACGGCGTGTTAGAAACCTATGCGGATCTGCAAATCGCCTTCCCCGATATTCCCACCATTGAATATATTTCGGACTCCACATTTGGACTTAAATATCTGCTGACACAGCAGATTTACCTCTCATTCAAATACGACATCAATGAGACTAAATCGACTGTGCAGCACTCGCGGGATATCTCCTACACCCTAGGTCTGGGAGTCAACTTCTAG
- a CDS encoding DUF3157 family protein, whose translation MPSSFRLSALSSLLLLSSSVMAADVATITLENGAQVRLKDDFTWEYIITETKVAEAPAVATVAAAPSVAAVASTPVAVEAAQPVTTLTANAIARPELLGSTAKDGIKVTFSESQWKGDKLGLTFELASTSGEHVTLVEVETSFFADDGTLLKTEKLDVWEAIFRMPETYLRKGEQRKSPVIWVEGVDKSRWQKQLLNLKITEINSR comes from the coding sequence ATGCCCAGTTCATTTCGCCTCAGCGCGCTCAGCTCATTATTGTTGCTCTCTTCATCTGTGATGGCTGCCGATGTGGCGACCATCACCCTAGAGAATGGCGCTCAAGTCAGATTGAAAGATGACTTCACTTGGGAATATATCATCACAGAGACTAAAGTCGCCGAAGCGCCTGCGGTAGCCACAGTTGCAGCCGCGCCCAGCGTTGCAGCCGTAGCTTCAACCCCTGTGGCCGTTGAAGCTGCCCAACCTGTCACCACGCTAACGGCGAACGCCATTGCGCGCCCTGAGCTCTTAGGCTCTACAGCTAAAGATGGCATTAAAGTCACCTTCAGTGAGAGTCAATGGAAGGGCGATAAACTCGGCCTGACCTTCGAGCTTGCCAGCACCAGCGGTGAACATGTGACCTTAGTTGAAGTGGAAACCAGTTTCTTTGCCGACGATGGCACCCTGCTCAAAACCGAGAAGCTCGACGTCTGGGAAGCGATTTTCCGCATGCCAGAAACTTACCTACGTAAAGGCGAGCAGCGTAAAAGTCCGGTCATTTGGGTTGAAGGTGTCGATAAAAGCCGTTGGCAAAAACAACTGCTCAACCTCAAAATCACTGAGATTAATTCACGCTAA
- a CDS encoding DUF1090 domain-containing protein produces the protein MFCRYGCLIALLCSGIATAEDAPKGCGAKLAAIEAQLIEAKAAGNQNKVNGLTTALEAVVADCEDDALYAERLAKVEAKQAKLVERQNELSEAIASGQSMEKISRKRQKVAEAQAELHQAEAELEQ, from the coding sequence ATGTTTTGTCGATATGGATGTTTAATCGCATTATTGTGTAGCGGGATTGCCACCGCGGAGGATGCGCCCAAGGGCTGCGGAGCAAAATTGGCGGCAATTGAGGCACAGCTTATTGAGGCTAAAGCGGCGGGAAATCAAAATAAGGTCAATGGATTAACAACAGCACTGGAGGCGGTTGTCGCCGATTGTGAGGATGACGCCCTATACGCCGAGCGCTTAGCTAAGGTCGAGGCCAAACAGGCTAAATTAGTCGAGCGCCAAAATGAACTCAGCGAAGCCATCGCTAGTGGCCAGTCTATGGAGAAGATCAGCAGAAAACGCCAAAAGGTTGCAGAGGCGCAGGCTGAGCTGCATCAAGCCGAGGCCGAATTAGAGCAATAA